Part of the Paracoccus sp. MC1862 genome, AGCGTGGCGATGGCGTCTGCTGGCAGGCCGCTTTCCGGATCCTCGACGATGGCAATCAGCCGCGCGGTGTTGGCCGCACCCTGGGGCACGATCTGCCCGAACTCGCCCAGATGCCCGCGCAGGGCATTGATCGCCTGTGTCCGCTGCCGGATCAGAAGCTCGCGCACGCGGAAGACCATCGCGGCTCCCTGCGTCTCTTCGCTCTTCACGGGCACGAAGCGCATCGTCGGGCGCTGTGCGGCTTCGCAGATCGCCTCTGCATCAGCAGCATCATTCTTCTGGCGCTTCACGAAAGGCTTCACGTAGGCAGGAGGGATCAGGCGCACCTCATGGCCCAGCTTGCTGATCTCTCGGCCCCAGAAATGAGCGCCGCCACAGGCTTCCATTGCCACGACGCATGGCGGCAGCTGGCTGAAAAACTCCAGCACGTGATCCCGCCGCAACTTCTTGCGCAGCACCGCCTGGCCAAACGCGTCGGCCCCGTGCGCCTGAAACACATGCTTCGCCAGATCGAGCCCGATCGTAGTAATCTTCGACATGACCGCTCCCCTGTGTGGATCGTCGCAGACCCACCTTGGCACATCGATGCCGTCGGGGGGCGGTCACATCAT contains:
- a CDS encoding IS110 family transposase; the protein is MSKITTIGLDLAKHVFQAHGADAFGQAVLRKKLRRDHVLEFFSQLPPCVVAMEACGGAHFWGREISKLGHEVRLIPPAYVKPFVKRQKNDAADAEAICEAAQRPTMRFVPVKSEETQGAAMVFRVRELLIRQRTQAINALRGHLGEFGQIVPQGAANTARLIAIVEDPESGLPADAIATLTVLVAALRHLQTEIGQLDVEIARHAKENEVARRLMTVPGIGPLIATAIAVLAPPPETFRRARDFAAWLGLTPRQHSTGGKQRLGATTKMGERSLRRLLILGANSIIIKRHVHAAARPGTWLAGMLMRKPPMLVRVALANKMARIVWALMRRGGVYRAPAVAA